One Saccharopolyspora erythraea NRRL 2338 genomic region harbors:
- a CDS encoding GNAT family N-acetyltransferase: protein MTLQPLATSVHRAYTADLDAEDFYRMLRLRVDVFVVEQECPYPELDGRDLEATTRHFWIDSADGYVLGYLRLLEDPDGTFRIGRVCTAKSARGLGLARKLMRAAVAEVQREPAVLSAQTYALGFYRSFGFIEDGEEYLEDGIPHIEMRRDPRTRTANSPVGGAAG from the coding sequence GTGACCCTTCAGCCTCTTGCGACCTCTGTGCACCGCGCCTACACGGCGGATCTCGACGCCGAAGACTTCTACCGGATGCTGCGGTTGCGCGTCGACGTCTTCGTGGTCGAACAGGAGTGCCCCTACCCCGAGTTGGACGGTCGTGATCTGGAAGCGACGACACGTCACTTCTGGATCGATTCAGCAGACGGCTACGTGCTCGGTTACCTGCGGTTGCTGGAGGACCCCGACGGCACCTTCCGGATCGGCCGGGTCTGCACCGCCAAGAGCGCGCGCGGGCTCGGGCTCGCCCGCAAGTTGATGCGGGCCGCGGTCGCCGAGGTGCAGCGCGAGCCCGCGGTGCTCTCGGCGCAGACCTACGCGCTGGGCTTCTACCGCTCCTTCGGCTTCATCGAGGACGGCGAAGAGTACCTGGAGGACGGCATTCCGCACATCGAGATGCGACGCGACCCGCGCACCCGCACCGCCAACTCGCCGGTCGGCGGCGCGGCCGGGTAG
- a CDS encoding serine protease, with the protein MAGHASEGEASRAARKVRRLLATGAVTVLAGVYPVAAAAAEPEARVLGGSETSAAEAPWIVALTDDSDRQFCGGALISPIKVVTAAHCTVDLATGKRRPLGGLRAVVGRSDLRTQEGVVSGIDAVWVHPRYEGFASGHDVAVLTLRTPVDYRVLPLVGQGETAPYQTGTVGRVYGWGRTSESGAQSSVLRSVEVPVTAEAECSRAYGGFDRSSMFCAGTPEGGRDACGGDSGGPYVVDGRLVGVVSYGVGCGRPEQPGVYTRLATYAGDIAGA; encoded by the coding sequence ATGGCGGGACACGCGTCCGAGGGCGAAGCGTCTCGTGCTGCCCGGAAGGTGCGGCGGCTACTGGCGACCGGGGCGGTGACCGTGCTCGCCGGTGTCTACCCGGTCGCCGCCGCCGCGGCGGAGCCCGAAGCGCGGGTGCTCGGGGGTTCGGAGACCTCGGCCGCGGAGGCGCCGTGGATCGTGGCGCTCACCGATGACTCGGACCGCCAGTTCTGCGGCGGTGCCCTCATCAGTCCGATCAAGGTGGTCACCGCCGCGCACTGCACCGTCGATCTTGCGACCGGCAAGCGGCGTCCGCTCGGCGGCCTCCGCGCGGTCGTCGGGCGGTCCGACCTGCGTACGCAGGAGGGAGTCGTCAGCGGTATCGACGCCGTGTGGGTTCACCCGCGGTACGAAGGTTTCGCGAGCGGGCACGACGTCGCGGTGCTGACGCTGAGGACTCCGGTCGACTACCGCGTCCTCCCTCTCGTCGGGCAAGGCGAGACCGCGCCGTACCAGACCGGGACGGTCGGCCGGGTCTACGGCTGGGGGCGCACGTCCGAGTCGGGGGCGCAGTCGTCGGTGCTGCGCTCCGTCGAGGTGCCGGTCACCGCGGAGGCCGAGTGCAGCCGCGCTTACGGGGGGTTCGACCGGTCGTCGATGTTCTGCGCGGGCACGCCAGAGGGCGGGCGGGACGCGTGCGGGGGTGACTCGGGTGGCCCGTACGTGGTCGACGGGCGCCTGGTCGGGGTCGTGTCGTACGGCGTGGGCTGCGGACGGCCGGAGCAGCCGGGTGTCTACACGCGGCTGGCGACCTACGCCGGCGACATCGCGGGAGCGTGA
- a CDS encoding LysE family translocator, translating to MLLDLTTVPAFLLASAVVILTPGVDAFLLLRTSLRSGVRPGLLTLAGIHTASIVQVAAVISGLGALITRQPAVLAVLKWIGAAYLIYLAATILRGLWLTRKESASGALDATPAPDPANPYLRGLLSNITNPKMLLFSLAFLPQFVGVAANPALQLVALGVIFLVLAAIWELTIVLAAARIADRLRHPRVAKSLDMVSAAAFLTISVGLVAG from the coding sequence ATGCTGCTGGACCTGACCACCGTGCCCGCATTCCTGCTCGCGAGCGCGGTGGTCATCCTGACTCCCGGTGTCGACGCCTTCCTGCTGCTGCGCACGTCGCTGCGCTCGGGCGTCCGGCCCGGGCTGCTCACCCTCGCCGGCATCCACACCGCGAGCATCGTGCAGGTCGCGGCGGTGATCTCCGGCCTCGGCGCGCTGATCACGCGGCAGCCCGCGGTGCTGGCCGTGCTCAAGTGGATCGGCGCGGCCTACCTGATCTACCTCGCCGCGACGATCCTGCGCGGCCTGTGGCTGACCAGGAAGGAGTCCGCCAGCGGAGCCCTCGACGCCACCCCCGCGCCGGACCCCGCGAACCCGTACCTGCGCGGGCTGCTCAGCAACATCACCAATCCGAAGATGCTGCTGTTCAGCCTGGCGTTCCTGCCGCAGTTCGTCGGCGTCGCGGCCAACCCGGCGCTGCAGCTCGTCGCGCTCGGCGTGATCTTCCTCGTCCTGGCCGCCATCTGGGAGCTGACCATCGTGCTGGCGGCGGCCCGGATCGCCGACCGGCTACGGCACCCGCGGGTCGCCAAGTCGCTCGACATGGTCAGCGCCGCGGCGTTCCTGACGATCTCGGTCGGGCTCGTCGCGGGCTGA